Genomic DNA from Comamonas antarctica:
GGCACGCCGCCCGCCACCTGGGCCGTGGCGCCGTTTCTGCGCGCCTCGTCCTTGATCAGATCGGGGTAGTGCTGCAGCGGCGCATGCGCCGACAGCACGTCGTTATAGGCCGTGACGATGCCGATGTTGGGCGCGCGCTCGGCGACGATGCGCAGCTTGTCGTTGCCGGGCAGGCCGGCAAACGCATGCGCGACGTTGGCGCAGCCCAGGCGCTGCGCGCCCGGCGGGCGCTGCGCCATGCTGCGCAGCCGCTGCAGATAGGCGCCGCGCTCGGGGGCGCTGCGCTCGCGGATGCGGCGCGTGACCGCTTCGACGGTGGCGTTCAAAGTCATTCGTTCTCTCAAAGGAACATTCTGTTCCAGGTGGGGCTGATCAATATCTCGTTGACGCAGACATGGGCCGGCATGTTGGCGACGAAGGCAATCGTCCGGCCCAGGTCTTGCGGCTGCAGCATGCGTGCCATGTCCGCGTCTGACGGCGGCACCGGGCGCTGCTTCAATATCGGGGTGGCGACCTCGGCGGGTAGCAGGCAGCAGGCGCGCAAGCCGTGGCGGTGTTCCTCGATGTTGAATTCATGCGTCAGCGCCGCCACGGCGGTCTTGCTGGCGGTATAGGCCGCGCCCGGCATCGACGCAGTGAAGCGTCCGGCCCAGGAGGCGACGTTGATGATCGCGCCGCCGCCGGCGGCACGCATCACGGGCAACACGGCGCGCATGGTGTGGACCGTGCCCTTGAGGTTGATGTCCAGCACGCGCTGCCAGTCGTCGGCGCTGCACTCGGCCCAGCTGCGGCGCTGGACATTGATCCCGGCGGCATTCACCAGCAAGTCGATGCGTCCATGGCGCTGGGTGATCAGCGCTGCGGCCGCCTCGGTCGCCGCGGCGTCGGCGACATCCAGCGCCAGGGCTTCGGCCTGGCCGCCAGCTCCTTCGAGCTGCGCGCAGGCAGCGGTCAGCAGGTCTGCGCGCCGCCCCGAAAGCACCACCTGCCAGCCGTCGGTAGCCAGCGCCTGGGCGCCGGCGAGACCTATGCCGGTACCGGCGCCCGTGATCCAGGCGACACGGCGGGCGGCGTCGGCAGGGACGGCGGCGTGGCTCATTTGGCGGCGCGGATCTTCGCCAGCTCGTCCTGCGTCTGCTTCCACAGATCGGCGCCGACGGTATTGGACACCGAGGCATTGACCTGGGTGAGCTTGTCGCGCATGCGGCCGGCTTCCGTTGCCGACAGCTCGTTGACCTGCATGCCCTTGGACTTCAGGTCGGCCAGGGCCTTGGCGGCCTCGTCACGCGTGTCCTTGCGCTCGAAGTCGCGCGACTTCTTCGCCGCATCCATCAGCACGTTCTGCTCGGCCTTGCTCAGGCCGTCCCACCACTTCTTGCTGACGGTGACGATCCAGGGGCTGTAGACGTGGTTGGTGACGGTGAGGTACTTCTGCACTTCGTAGAACTTGCTCGACACCACGGTGTTGAACGGGTTCTCCTGGCCGTCGACGGCCTTGGTTTCCAGCGCGGTGAACAGTTCCGAGAACGGCAGCGGCACGGCATTGGCGCCGAGGGCCTTGAAGCTGTCGAGGAAGACATTGTTCTGCATGACGCGCAGCTTGATGCCGTTCATGTCCTCGAGCTTGGTCACGGGGTGCTTGTTGTTGGTCAGATTGCGGAAACCGTTTTCCCAGTAGACCAGGCCGACCAAGCCCTTGGCGTCGAGCGTGGCGCGCACCTTGTCGCCCACCGGGCCGTCAAGCAGCGCGTCGGCTTCGCGGGTGTTGTTGATCAGGAACGGCGTGTCCCACAGCGCCATCTGCGGCGAGACGCCGACCAGCGTGGCGGTGGAGCCGACCATCATTTCCTGCGCGCCGCCGATCAGCGCCTGCTGCATCTGCGTGTCCGAGCCCAGCGAGGCATTGCCGATGCCGCGCACCTTCATCTTGCCGCCCGTGGCCTTCTCGACCTCCTTGGCGAACAGGCGCACCGCGCGGCCCTGGTTCGAGTCGTCGACCAGGCCGTAGCCGAAGCGCACGATGCGCGGCTTGAAATCCTGGGCCTGCACGGCACCGGCGGCCATCAGGACGGCGAGTGCGCCGAGGGCAAATTTGATTCGCATGTCTGTCTCCTGGTTGGAATATGGGGGCAGCCTGCCCCCGGTTGCAAAAATTCGTTCAATGCATCCAGCGCAGCGGCGCCAGCACGATCTGCGGGAAGATCACCAGCAGCACGGCGAGGAACACATAGGCCAGCAGGAAGGGTGTCGTGCCCTTGATCACGGTTTCCATGCGCAGCCGGCCGACGCCGGCCACGACGTTCTGCACCGTGCCCACGGGCGGGGTGATCAGTCCGATGCAGCCGACATAGATGAACATGAAGCCGAAGTACACCGGATCGATGCCGGCCTTCACCGCCAGCGGCGCGCAGACCGGGCCGAAGATCAGGATGGTGGGCGTGAGGTCCATCGCGGTGCCGACGGCCAGCAGGAACAGCATCATCAGCGCCATGAACAGCATCGGATTGCCCATCAGGCCGGAGAAGCTGTCGGCCAGCAGGTTGGGCAGGTCGGCCAGCGTGATCATGTATGCCGTCACCGTGGCCGCGCCGCACAGGAACATCACCACCGCCGTGGTCTTGGCCGCGGCCAGGAACACGTCGTACAGCTTGCTCCAGCTCAGCTCGCGGTAGATCACCATCGACACGAACAGCGCATAGACGGCGGCCACCACGGCGGCTTCGGTTGGGGTGAATACCCCGCCCTTCAAGCCGCCCAGGATGATGACCGGCATCATCATCGCCCAGAAGCTCTTGAGCAGGGTCTTGCCGCGCACGCCCCAGGCCACGCGCTCGCCCGCGGCCAGCTTGTACTTGCGCGCGATCGTCCACCAGGCGCCGATCAGGAAGGTGCCCATGATCAGGCCGGGCACGATGCCCGACAGGAACAGCTTGCTGATCGAGGTGTTGGTGGTCACGCCATAGATCACGAAGGGCATCGACGGCGGGATGATGGGCGCGATGATGCCGCCCGAGGCCAGCAGGCCGGCGCTGTAGCTGTCCGGATACTTCTGGTCGCGCATCATGGGCAGCAGAATCGTGGCCAGCGCCGCGGTGTCGGCGATCGCCGAGCCGCTCATCGAAGCCAGCAGCACGGCCGCGCCGATGGTGACGAAGCCCAGGCCGCCGCGGATATGGCCGACGAAGGCGCTGGCCAGGTCGATGATGCGCCGCGACAGGCCGCCGGCATTCATCAGTTCCCCGGCCAGGATGAAGAACGGCACCGCCAGCAGCGGGAAGTTGTCGAAGCCCGCTTGCAGGTTCTGCGCCAGCAGCTGCGTATCGAAGAAGTCGAGGTGCCACATCAGCGCCACCCCGGTAAGGATCAGCGAATGCGCGATCGGCATGCCGATCACCATGCCGCCGATCAGCACGAACAGGAAAATGAAAGTCACGATCATCTGCGTGCTCCTTATTCGATATCCAGCACGCCGTCGTCGGACGGTGCCGGCACGCCGCGGCGCAGGTCGCGCAAGGCCACCGCCAGCATGCCCAGCGCCAGCACCAGCGTGGCCGCCGCGCCCAGCGCCAGCGGGTAGCCCAGCACCGTGCTGTAGCTGCTCAGCCCGGCCTCGACCTGGGCCCACGAGCCCCACAGCAGCATCAGCATGCAGGCCAGCACCAGCGCCTGAGTGAGCCAGAACAGCACGCGGCGCGTGGCCGGCTTGACGCGCGAGGTCACCATGTCGAAGCCCAGGTGGCTGCCCTCGTAGGCCGCGACGATGGAGCCGACGGCAACCAGCCAGACGAACAGCAGGCGCGAGATTTCCTCGTACGAGACGATGCTGGTGTTGAAGGCGTAGCGCAGCACCACGTTGACGAACACCGCGATGACCATGCCGGCCAGCGCCAGCACCATGAACAGCTCGGCCGCGCGCTGCAGGCGCGGCTTGCGCCGGGGAGAACTTGTTTCTGCATGCATGGGGAATCCTTGGAATCGTTCACGCCAGGGCGGGCGCGCGCCAGTCCGTGACGCGGCGCACGATCTCGGCCAGCGGCAGCGTGGCGTCGACACCGACCACACCGTCTTCGCCATCGGGGCGCTCGAGCGTGGCGAACTGGTTGGCCACCAGGTCGGGCGAAAAGAAATGGCCGGGGCGCTGCTGCACGCGCTGCAAGGCAGTGGCGTAGTCCAGGTCCAGAAACACAAAGCCCACGGCCGCATCGGGCAGCGCCGCGCGCAGGCGGTCGCGGTATTTGCGCTTCAACGCCGAGCAGGTCAGCACGATGCCGGTGGCTGGCGTGGCCCGGCCCAGGATCCGGGCCAGGTCCTGCAGCCAGAGGCTGCGGTCGTCGTCGGTGAGCGGAATGCCGGCCTGCATCTTGCGCACGCTTTCGGGCGCGTGGTAGCTGTCGCCTTCGTGCAGCGTCCACCCGAGTGCCTTCGCGAGCAACTGGGCGACGCTGGATTTGCCGCAGCCGGACACGCCCATGACTACCCAAGCCGTGGGCCGTGGCGAGGGAGATTCGCTGCGAGATTGTGGGATAGCGCTATCCATGGTACTTACAAAAAAGCGCGGGACCGAAGTCCGCGCGCAGTGAATTATTGCAGGCAGGATTGCGGGTAAACCGCGATGCCGACCTGCTTGGATAGCGCTATCATAAGCCCATTCCCAACCCTCAGACATCAGGACAAACCCTTGACAGAAGCTCCGCGCCGTGCCCGCCGCTCCAGCGGCCGTGTCACCCTGGCCGACGTGGCCCGGCTTGCGGGCGTGAGCCCGATCACGGTATCGCGCGCTTTGCGTGGCGAGCGCGCTGTCGATTCGCAGCTGGTGGAAAAAGTCCAGCAGGCGGCCGACACGCTGGGCTACGTGCCCGATCCGGCCGCGCGCGCACTGGCGTCGCAGAAAAGCACGCAGGTCCTGGTGCTGGTGCCGCTGCTGTCGAACGCGCTGTTCGTCGACCTGCTCGAAGCCGTGCACCGCACGCTGTTTCCCGAAGGCTACCAGCCGCTGATCGGCGTGACCCACTACGACAGCGCCGAGGAGGAGCTGCTGCTGCGCACCTATCTGCCGCACCGGCCCGCGGGCCTGCTGGTCACGGGCTTCGACCGCAGCGAAACCGCGCGCCAGCTGATTGCACAGAGCGGCGTGCCCTGCGTGCACCTGATGGAGACCAGCAACGCGCCGGGCGTGGCCTGCGTCGGGTTTTCGCAGACCGATGCGGGCGCGGCCATCACCCGGCATCTGCTCGAGCGCGGGCGCCGGCGCATTGCGTTTTGCGGCGCGCAGCTCGACCCGCGCGTGCTGCAGCGCGCCGAGGGCTACCGCCGCGGCCTGCGCGAAGCCGGCCTCTATGATCCGAGGCTCGAAATGTTGAGCCCCGAACGCTCGTCGATTGCCCTGGGCGCGCGGCTCTTCGAGGAGATGCTGCAGCGCATGCCCGATATCGACGCGATCTTCTTTTGCAACGACGACATTGCGCAGGGCGGTCTGCTGGCCGCGCACCGCCTGGGCGTGGCCGTGCCGGCGCGCATTGCCATGGCCGGCTTCAACGACCTTGCCGGCAGCGACCAGATGGTGCCGTCGCTCACCACGGTGCGCACGCCGCGCAGCGAGGTCGGGCGCGAAGGCGCGGGCATGCTGCTCGGCATGATGCGCGGCGCCAAGCCGGCCGTGGGCAGTATCGAGCTGGGTTACGAGCTGGTGGTGCGCGAGAGCACCTGAGCGGGTTGCGGCGGCGGCCCTTGTCGGCGCTGCCGCGCAAGCGCTGGGCGCCAGGCCTTATCCTCGCCGCCCACGGCGCCGGGCATGCTCGAAAGCCTGTGCCCGCGCCACCCCGCCGGGCCTGCGAGAAAGGCCTTTCCATGCATCTCCTGAGTTCCCTGCGCCATCCGCTGGCGCTGGTTTTCGCCATGCAGGGTGCGCCGGGCAACGGCGCGCCGCCCGCAGCGCCGCTGCCAGAGCCGTCGGCCGCGACGGTGGCCGTCATGGCCGCGGGCTGCTTCAGCTGCCATGGTCCCGACGGCCGCTCGACCACTGTGATTCCCAGCCTCGCGGGCCAGTCCGAACAGCGGCTGCTGCAGCGGCTGCAGGCCTTCAAGTCCGGCACCGCGCCCGATGCCACCATCATGACGCGGCTAATCAAGGGCTATGACGAGGCGCAGATCCAGGCGCTGGCGCGCTGGTTTGCGCAGGTGAAATGATGCCGGCGCCGCTGCATTCCTCCTCGCGCCGCCGCGCGCTGGGCGCACTGGGCGCAGGTGCCGCGGCATGGTCGATGCCGGCGCTGTTGCATGCCCAGGCGGGCGCCGCGCAGATCGTGGTCGTGGGCGGCGGCTTTGGCGGCGCCACGGCGGCACGCTATCTGCGCAAGTGGCTGCGGGCCGCGCGCATCACGCTGGTGGAGCCCGCAGCGCGCTACTACACCTGCGCGTTCTCGAACCTCTACCTCGCGGGATTGCGCGACTGGGAGACGCTGGGCCATGGGTACGACGCGCTGCGCACCCTGGGCATCGACGTGGTGCAGGCCAGTGCCGACGACATCGATCCCGTCGCGCGCACGGTGACGCTGTCCGGCGGCGAGCGGCTGCGATGGGACAAGCTGGTGCTGTCGCCGGGCATCGACCTGCGCTGGGACGCCCTGCCCGGCTACGATGAGGCCGCCGCCGAATTCGCGCCGCATGCCTGGAAGGCGGGCGCGCAGACGCATCTGCTGCGCCAGCAACTGCAAGCCATGCCCGATGGCGGCACCTT
This window encodes:
- a CDS encoding SDR family oxidoreductase: MSHAAVPADAARRVAWITGAGTGIGLAGAQALATDGWQVVLSGRRADLLTAACAQLEGAGGQAEALALDVADAAATEAAAALITQRHGRIDLLVNAAGINVQRRSWAECSADDWQRVLDINLKGTVHTMRAVLPVMRAAGGGAIINVASWAGRFTASMPGAAYTASKTAVAALTHEFNIEEHRHGLRACCLLPAEVATPILKQRPVPPSDADMARMLQPQDLGRTIAFVANMPAHVCVNEILISPTWNRMFL
- a CDS encoding TRAP transporter substrate-binding protein, which encodes MRIKFALGALAVLMAAGAVQAQDFKPRIVRFGYGLVDDSNQGRAVRLFAKEVEKATGGKMKVRGIGNASLGSDTQMQQALIGGAQEMMVGSTATLVGVSPQMALWDTPFLINNTREADALLDGPVGDKVRATLDAKGLVGLVYWENGFRNLTNNKHPVTKLEDMNGIKLRVMQNNVFLDSFKALGANAVPLPFSELFTALETKAVDGQENPFNTVVSSKFYEVQKYLTVTNHVYSPWIVTVSKKWWDGLSKAEQNVLMDAAKKSRDFERKDTRDEAAKALADLKSKGMQVNELSATEAGRMRDKLTQVNASVSNTVGADLWKQTQDELAKIRAAK
- a CDS encoding TRAP transporter large permease, which translates into the protein MIVTFIFLFVLIGGMVIGMPIAHSLILTGVALMWHLDFFDTQLLAQNLQAGFDNFPLLAVPFFILAGELMNAGGLSRRIIDLASAFVGHIRGGLGFVTIGAAVLLASMSGSAIADTAALATILLPMMRDQKYPDSYSAGLLASGGIIAPIIPPSMPFVIYGVTTNTSISKLFLSGIVPGLIMGTFLIGAWWTIARKYKLAAGERVAWGVRGKTLLKSFWAMMMPVIILGGLKGGVFTPTEAAVVAAVYALFVSMVIYRELSWSKLYDVFLAAAKTTAVVMFLCGAATVTAYMITLADLPNLLADSFSGLMGNPMLFMALMMLFLLAVGTAMDLTPTILIFGPVCAPLAVKAGIDPVYFGFMFIYVGCIGLITPPVGTVQNVVAGVGRLRMETVIKGTTPFLLAYVFLAVLLVIFPQIVLAPLRWMH
- a CDS encoding TRAP transporter small permease, whose amino-acid sequence is MHAETSSPRRKPRLQRAAELFMVLALAGMVIAVFVNVVLRYAFNTSIVSYEEISRLLFVWLVAVGSIVAAYEGSHLGFDMVTSRVKPATRRVLFWLTQALVLACMLMLLWGSWAQVEAGLSSYSTVLGYPLALGAAATLVLALGMLAVALRDLRRGVPAPSDDGVLDIE
- a CDS encoding gluconokinase; this encodes MDSAIPQSRSESPSPRPTAWVVMGVSGCGKSSVAQLLAKALGWTLHEGDSYHAPESVRKMQAGIPLTDDDRSLWLQDLARILGRATPATGIVLTCSALKRKYRDRLRAALPDAAVGFVFLDLDYATALQRVQQRPGHFFSPDLVANQFATLERPDGEDGVVGVDATLPLAEIVRRVTDWRAPALA
- a CDS encoding LacI family DNA-binding transcriptional regulator; this translates as MTEAPRRARRSSGRVTLADVARLAGVSPITVSRALRGERAVDSQLVEKVQQAADTLGYVPDPAARALASQKSTQVLVLVPLLSNALFVDLLEAVHRTLFPEGYQPLIGVTHYDSAEEELLLRTYLPHRPAGLLVTGFDRSETARQLIAQSGVPCVHLMETSNAPGVACVGFSQTDAGAAITRHLLERGRRRIAFCGAQLDPRVLQRAEGYRRGLREAGLYDPRLEMLSPERSSIALGARLFEEMLQRMPDIDAIFFCNDDIAQGGLLAAHRLGVAVPARIAMAGFNDLAGSDQMVPSLTTVRTPRSEVGREGAGMLLGMMRGAKPAVGSIELGYELVVREST
- a CDS encoding c-type cytochrome; translated protein: MHLLSSLRHPLALVFAMQGAPGNGAPPAAPLPEPSAATVAVMAAGCFSCHGPDGRSTTVIPSLAGQSEQRLLQRLQAFKSGTAPDATIMTRLIKGYDEAQIQALARWFAQVK